One Rhizobium sp. NXC14 DNA window includes the following coding sequences:
- a CDS encoding DUF269 domain-containing protein: protein MSLDHENNTALHRTLKGEALSPGDKSKALSECGETLRDVQRFGFKTPRKLAEAGTRRLVDAFAAISPHLAAASA from the coding sequence ATGAGCCTCGACCATGAGAACAACACCGCTCTCCATAGGACGCTTAAAGGGGAAGCCCTGTCGCCGGGAGATAAGTCAAAGGCCCTTTCTGAATGCGGCGAGACCCTGCGCGATGTCCAGCGGTTCGGTTTCAAGACGCCTCGCAAGCTCGCGGAGGCCGGCACGAGAAGGCTCGTTGATGCGTTTGCAGCCATCTCGCCCCATCTGGCCGCGGCATCTGCCTGA
- a CDS encoding nitrogen fixation protein NifQ, giving the protein MREDHLWRDLGLLHQADLERLLREHFPALAAGNIHKTRWKKYFYPKLCQAEGFSLCSAPSCRECGDFNECFEPENSEGFSRAADFVTREAERT; this is encoded by the coding sequence TTGCGTGAGGACCACCTTTGGCGGGACCTCGGCCTCCTTCACCAAGCCGACCTGGAGCGATTGCTGCGCGAGCATTTTCCGGCGCTCGCGGCGGGCAACATCCATAAGACGAGGTGGAAGAAGTACTTTTATCCCAAGCTTTGCCAGGCTGAAGGCTTTTCCCTTTGCAGCGCTCCCAGCTGCAGGGAATGCGGCGATTTCAACGAATGCTTCGAGCCTGAGAACAGTGAAGGTTTTTCCAGAGCCGCAGATTTTGTCACGCGCGAGGCCGAGAGAACATAA
- a CDS encoding CCE_0567 family metalloprotein, which yields MSNLEEQLAKVRKLQSRATTAKMELYYLAEGLPINWTEVKTVGRKTFNAFAELEAAKEELATLENSQ from the coding sequence GTGTCAAATCTTGAGGAGCAGCTCGCGAAGGTCCGGAAACTGCAGTCACGCGCCACAACAGCGAAGATGGAGTTGTACTACCTTGCCGAGGGTCTCCCGATCAACTGGACCGAGGTCAAAACCGTAGGCCGGAAAACGTTCAACGCATTTGCAGAGTTGGAAGCGGCAAAGGAAGAACTCGCCACGTTGGAGAATTCTCAGTGA
- the nifH gene encoding nitrogenase iron protein, whose amino-acid sequence MSDLRQIAFYGKGGIGKSTTSQNTLAALVDLGQKILIVGCDPKADSTRLILNAKAQDTVLHLAAQEGSVEDLELEDVLKAGYKGIKCVESGGPEPGVGCAGRGVITSINFLEENGAYDDVDYVSYDVLGDVVCGGFAMPIRENKAQEIYIVMSGEMMALYAANNIAKGILKYAHSGGVRLGGLICNERQTDRELDLSEALAARLNSKLIHFVPRDNIVQHAELRKMTVIQYAPDSKQAGEYRALAEKIHANSGQGTIPTPITMEELEDMLLDFGIMKTDEQMLAELQAKETAVVAAQ is encoded by the coding sequence ATGTCAGATTTGCGTCAAATCGCATTCTACGGCAAAGGGGGCATCGGCAAGTCCACCACCTCCCAAAATACGCTCGCAGCGCTGGTCGACCTCGGTCAGAAAATCCTCATCGTCGGGTGCGACCCCAAAGCCGACTCCACCCGCCTGATCCTGAACGCCAAAGCCCAGGACACGGTTCTGCATCTGGCAGCACAGGAAGGTTCGGTGGAAGACCTCGAACTCGAGGACGTGCTGAAGGCTGGCTACAAGGGCATCAAGTGCGTGGAGTCCGGCGGTCCGGAGCCGGGCGTCGGCTGCGCCGGGCGCGGCGTCATCACCTCGATCAATTTCCTCGAGGAGAACGGCGCTTATGACGATGTCGACTACGTCTCCTATGATGTGCTCGGCGACGTGGTGTGCGGTGGCTTTGCGATGCCGATCCGCGAGAACAAGGCCCAGGAGATCTACATCGTCATGTCCGGTGAGATGATGGCGCTTTATGCCGCCAACAACATCGCCAAGGGCATCCTGAAATATGCCCATTCCGGCGGCGTGCGGCTCGGCGGCCTGATCTGTAACGAGCGCCAGACGGACCGCGAGCTCGACCTCTCCGAGGCGCTGGCTGCCCGGCTCAATTCCAAGCTCATCCACTTTGTGCCGCGTGACAACATCGTCCAGCACGCCGAGCTCAGGAAGATGACGGTGATCCAGTACGCGCCGGACTCCAAACAGGCCGGGGAATATCGCGCGTTAGCCGAGAAGATCCATGCCAATTCGGGCCAAGGGACCATTCCGACCCCGATTACCATGGAAGAGCTCGAAGACATGCTGCTCGACTTCGGCATCATGAAGACCGACGAGCAAATGCTGGCCGAACTACAGGCCAAGGAAACAGCGGTAGTTGCGGCACAATAA
- a CDS encoding exopolysaccharide production repressor protein: MPFEIFFRILVLVVFTSAVSAYAASLSILKAVVVTLAASLLLQVTYFARLLFLFWWSDRAQNDHERSTHSPPGQAAIQPQARKQAETEHSNVLQLHPRRDHRLP; the protein is encoded by the coding sequence TTGCCCTTTGAAATCTTCTTTCGCATCCTGGTGCTGGTCGTGTTCACCAGTGCTGTTTCGGCTTATGCCGCCTCGCTTTCCATCCTCAAAGCAGTCGTGGTCACCTTAGCGGCTTCGTTGCTTCTTCAGGTCACTTATTTCGCGCGTCTGCTTTTTTTGTTCTGGTGGTCCGATCGCGCCCAGAACGATCACGAAAGGTCTACGCATTCACCACCCGGACAAGCGGCCATCCAGCCACAAGCGCGCAAACAGGCTGAAACTGAGCACTCCAACGTCCTCCAGCTTCACCCAAGGCGCGACCATCGGCTCCCTTAA
- the fdxB gene encoding ferredoxin III, nif-specific, with the protein MTGSFTTRDGSSWVPKYLVAVDGATCIGCGRCFKVCSREVMRLYGVDEAGEIIGACDEEDEDFDGHLNRMIMVVDHPGRCIGCGACARVCAKNCQTHVEADSAVG; encoded by the coding sequence GTGACCGGCTCTTTCACAACGCGGGACGGCTCCAGCTGGGTGCCGAAATATCTGGTGGCTGTCGATGGCGCAACCTGCATTGGATGTGGACGGTGTTTCAAAGTCTGCTCTCGCGAGGTCATGCGCCTCTATGGCGTGGATGAAGCGGGCGAAATCATCGGCGCCTGCGATGAAGAGGATGAAGACTTCGACGGCCACCTCAATCGCATGATCATGGTCGTAGACCATCCAGGCCGGTGCATTGGCTGCGGAGCCTGCGCCCGCGTCTGCGCTAAGAACTGCCAGACTCATGTCGAGGCAGACAGTGCAGTTGGATAA